The DNA region ggcaaaaaaaccccatgtggcaaagagtaagctccacattggggaaaaaaattccttcccgactccacatacggcaatcagactagttccctggatcaacgccctatcaaggaatctaatatatataacttgtaacattatacttttcaagaagggtgtctgtgtgtgtatgtatgtatgttgtctgTGTACAGTGGGATGTGCATGTTCTGTGtgtgactattaaagggaacctgtcacccccccaggcgtttttgactaaaagagccaccttgtgcagcactaatgctgcattctgtcaaggtggctcttttagttggggtccctttcAATGCTGCAATATccgtttttataatttgtccctcatacatATAGTTCcctcattaacgtccccggcgcctgagcTGTAagatttttttcgggcatgcgcactttgcgctgcccttcgactcccatcacatgatgggaacatacagcgcaggcgccaggcacgttaatgaaggaagtggaggcggcCCCTGGCGCACGGAGtattgagtgatggctgggaggcgtttgtgtctgggGGGAAAAGACAGGtttgagggacaaattataaaaatggATATTGCAGCGTTGAAAggaaccccaactaaaagagccatcttgacagaatgcagcattagtgctgcacaaggtggctcttttagttaaaaaatgccttggggggtgacaagttccctttaagaatacTTCTCTCCTGTCTCCAGTTCTTCATCCGTCACGTCTTCTAGCTGTTCTTCTTGCAGGACCAGCAGCTATGTTTCTCTTCCAGCCATGTTCCTCTCCTTCCAGGTCCAGCAGCTATGTTCCTCTTCCAGCCATGTTCATCTCCTTGTGGGTCCAGCAGCTCCTCTTCCAGGCATTAGATATTCGTATCTTCCTCCTTCTTGCATGGAACGATGTTACAGAGAGAGCAGGGTAGGGCACTATTCCTCCTGAACCAACGAATTGCCCAGCTGTGATGGATATTCCTGTCTCTCTTCCATGCCCAGTGGTCAGGGTCTTGTGCCATGATCTAGAATGAAATAAGTGATTATAATCAAAgtttaaagggaatatatcaccATTAATCATAATTCAATTTGCATATATTTTAGACCTGATGATATTGATGTGATGACTGAAAAACCATGGCAGAATGACtgtataaggctacattcacattagcggcgggcgccgcagcggcgccgcatgcgtcatgcgcccctatatttaacatgggggcgcatggacatgcgtcgcacttgcgttttgcgccgcatgcatcgctgcggcgcccgcgtccggccgcagaggacgcagcaagttgcatttttgctgcgtccaactttcggccaaaaaggacgcatgcggcgcaaaacgcagcgttttagcgtgtgttttgccgcgtttttgtttgcgttgtgcgctgcggcgctgacgctgcggcgcacaacgcaaatgtgaacgtagcctaattactTATTAAAGTTTTCTTCCTTGACATTAAAACAAGCATTTCATGAGTCCAGCTATGGCTGCATTCATAAAATGCTCTACCTAACATAAGGATTACAAGACCATTTTTACATggcttttcaaagtaagtacaaccACCCCATCAGGTCTAAGGGATTTATTTATGCATTCTGTTTATATTGTGATACCTATTTACAGATCAGTGTTATgttattactagatggcagcccgattctaaagaatcgggagtctagaatccatatatactttatttattcaaatgtaagaataatacaattaataaataatagtaagaaagaacaaaaaatggctgcactcaccagctcttgacaattcttgttatttaaggtacagttacacaggatccatgaacatgcttatgaggggagtgatgaaagacatcagacaacaactttgcatgttgtggcaaatgccacaacaacggttctttgcttaagaacaataatgtaaataataaataatatgtatcaataactatgtatattggtatgttctatgacattttaaaagatttcattattatgtggaaaagctcttagtacccatactggcgcatacttgtgtgcccatcaggtattttcacagtaattttacatctgtgctctgcctggggccccataagctgcctggggcccctgtgctctgcctgggaccactgtgctctgcctggggccccatatgctgcctggggcccctgtgctctgcctggggccccatatgctgcctggggcccctgtgctctgcctggggcccctgtgctctgcctggggccccatgttctgcctggggcccctgtgctctgcctggggccccataggctgcctggggcccctgtgctctgcctgggaccactgtgctctgcctggggccccatatgctgcctggggcccctgtgctctgcctggggcccctgtgctctgcctggggccccatatgctgcctggggcccctgtgctctgcctggggccccatatgctgcctggggcccctgtgctctgcctcgggccccataggctgcctggggcccctgtgctctacctgggaccactgtgctctgcctggggccccatatgctgcctggggcccctgtgctctgcctggggccactgtgctctgcctggggccccatatgctgcctggggcccctgtgctctgcctgggtgtaggacactggtgacgtcacttatctccggacattagctccggacattagctccggacattatctccggacattagctccggacaaagccacggaagttggcacaaattgcaggaagtagtattctaggcaattaatctccggacattagctccggacattagctccggacattagctccgaacattatctccggacattagctccggacaaagccacggaagttggcacaaattgcaggaagtagtattctaggcaattatatattagattgtttaTATTGCTAACCAGATCACAGGTGGCTTGATCCACCCAAGCACGAAATCCCATCCTGGTGAAAAGAACATTGCGGAATTGTAGAAGTTGGTTCTTCTTCATGCTCCACGTCCATCTGAGGGCCCAGCGGTAGATCTTCCGTTGATATGGCACGTCTTCTTCAAACTGGTTGGCTAAAAATCTGGATGGAAGAAAAATGAATACAAATAAATTAGAATCCACTTCAGAAGAAAATACAGAAATATAACAACAAATACAATTATCATGTATTTACATGAGTGGTAGAAAAGATATTTTGGTTTTACAATAAAATAAAGTTAATTATAGACATAAATGTGTAATAATAAAAGAGACTCACAGAGCTGGAAAGAAGAAGGTTCCATATTCTGAAGATCGCAGTCCTGCTCTCCTGAAGTAAGTGACGACCATGGCGAGGAGATACTAGAGGGATGGGAAGCAGAGATAGAGGGTATATATAATACAGAACATATATAGCTGTATATTCCTATGTTTGGTAATATCTGGCCACTATTACATAAGAATAAGCCCTTTATTTCCCTATGATGGATCTTCTCAAATCTGGATGATTTCTTATCCTTCACTACAATAATACCTTGTCCGAAATCTTAAGACAGCTGTCCCTGGCTAGAAAACGTCTGATGTATTCTTCTTCTACAAAAATTAGAAAATAGAATTATTTCACTATGAACTTTGTAATGAAAACCTTTTTAATGCTATTAATGTTAAATTATTGGGGTTGTAGAGTTCTTCATTAATGATGGATTATCCtcaggatagctcatcaatatcagattggtggagatTTGGCCCCCGACACCCACTGATCAGATACTGAAGAATTGTCCTAAAGATATGCCATCACTATTGAGGTGAAACCAAAGCCACGACACtgctcaccacatagtgaccgctcCTGTCTGCTGCGTCATACTAGGTATAATTATAGGAGGCTGAGGGAGAACACTTCCCTACATGTTTCTCTACCATTATACACATAAAATAGATTAATATAAAAATACATGTCATATAATCTAATACTTTATATCTGGAAACCTTGGAAGGTGCAATGAGTCTTACCAAGGAGTGCGGCGAAAGCTGCCCGCTCTTCTGGCTGGGGGATGTCATCTTCTGTCTTCCTCCTCTTGGCCACTTCCTGGGTGGCAGACAGTGAACTGTGGTAGACGAGGTAGATAATATAGTATTAGGCCTCATGCACATGGTCGTACTATGGCTACACATAATTCACTTACATCCTGATGGGTGTTCTCCTCATGGGGATCTGACATTAGTTTTGTGCTGTAAATGGTATAAATATGTGTAGTGATGATGTGTAATGGTCACTATGATTTGCCGATATAAGTGTATGGATTGTGATGACTGCAGTGATGTAACCTCATCTACTTACCACTCCTCTTCATACAGGGCGATCAGTTCTCTCTTCCGCTTCCTCATGGCCATCTTTACTCTTCTTCCTGGAAACATACAGAAAAAGGAAAAACCTGAATTTGCAGAGAATGGCTCTGTCTATAGGATCTCTAGTGGGGTAATACTACCAACCTAATGTGTAACCCAAAACCAAACTACCACAGCCTGCATTACATAGGTTGTAGTATTGCAGCTTTAGTGACTTGATTGGTGCTGAGTTGTAATACCCAACATGACGCATTGACAGAAGTGGCGCTGTAGCTAATAAACAAAACAAACCCTATTTtctacttaaagcaccactccagcattttgtttTGTTTGTACTGCTGGAGTGGCACTTTTAATGTAAGCCCCCTGCCCACATTCTTATACTTGGTGCCATCTTGTGCCTGTAGCTTCTGACCGGCCTCAAGTGAGAAGTTACGTAACAAGAGCTtaatacaagtctgtgagagccagaacgaggctctcatagagagGTATTGAAAAGTGACGTCTGCGCCGCTCCATGAATCACTGGAGCTGATGGCCGGTCACAATTCACCGGAGACTGATAGGACCAACACTGGAAAAGGATGAAGGGgcgacaggtgagtatgagacaggggccAGGAGAATTACATAAAAGCACCACTCCCGCGGTGCAGTAAAAAAACAGctgcagtggtgctttaaaaaacaaacaaaaatatataATCGGTCATTGATGCCTACTCTGATTGATTTCATGTCCTATGATAAGAAAAGACTACACATATCTACATTCTACTGACTGCACTGTGACCCGCCATATAAACCTCTGCATATATCCGCTACCTCCCTGTATAGTGACTGATGATCCAGTACAATAGTCTTCATATCTCCACTACATGTGTGATATAACTATTATATACAGGCTAATAATGGCCATGCACTTCTAAATATTGTATCTGGGAATTTCTAGGAGAAATATGTGGCCCCGTGTTTTTCAGATTAATATTTACACATCATTATCCACATTTTAAACATTTATTCAAAGTCACCAAATTTTATCCCGTTTATCCATAATCACCCCGTTATCTAGATTTGGGATTTATGGTGAAGTCATTTGCTTTTTTATATGTGATTGCTTTCAGTATAGATCCCAACTGTCAGTATCTGGAATGACATAAATCGGCAGTTTACTCATCACACAATGATTCTCACCTCTGTAGAGCGGCCGGTGGCGGTTGTCTTCCGATCAGCAGGTAACGATCCGGGTACAAATCCAAAAAGTGTCGCTTCTGGGAATCAATAAGGAGCCGGTCTTTTCTCTAATAGAGCTATCGCAGACTGGCACCAACTgacgttttttttctttctttgagtTCAAATCCTGCGATGCTATTGGTTGATGGTTGAAGCACGCGGCGCAAAATTTAAAGGGAAAGCGCATTCTAATAATGAATAAGGAGATACAGTGTATTACTTTTATATCTATATTTGTAGTTTTCCTCTGTATTCCAATTAGTGTTATTTGAGGAAGTTATCATGTTATTCCATTTATTAACTGATGATTGGGAAATGGCAGCAGTGTAAGCCGCATGTAATAATGATGACACTAAAGTCGTGATGAGAGAAGTGTGATGTGTAACATGTTCACTAGATCGTCCATTGTGTATGGAGTAAAAGAATAATTGTCATCTGCTTTCTTGCTCCCTGTAAAGTCATTATTGAACTCCCTTAGCGGCAAGgtcaattttcatttttgcgtctTTGTTCTTCCTCCATTTTTCCCAAactcacaacttttttatttttctgtccacatagccatatgagggcttgtgttgtggaggacaagttgcactttcgaatgacaccattcatttcaccGCATAGTGTACAGGAAAACTTAAAACAATTCCAATCGAGgagaaattataaaaataaaaaaagaattctgACATTGCTTTTAGGACTATAGgttgcattattctgtatggactatggggtgcatgatTCCAAATGTAGGAccatggggtgcactatactgtatggactatggggtgcattatgctgcatggactataaggtgcattatactgtatggactatggggtgcattatactgtgtggatgactatggggtgcattatactgtataacatatggggtgtattatgctgtatagactgtggggtgcattatactgtatggactatggggtgcattatactatacagagaactatggggtgcattatgctgtatggacaatGTATTACATTatgttgtatggactatggagtgcattatactgtatagatgactatggagtgcattatgctgtatagactatgggatgcattatactatacagaggactatggggtgcattgtaatgtatagagtatagggtgcattatactacacagaggactatgggatgcattatcctATATAGAGcttgcggtgcattatactatacagaggactatggggtgcattgtaatgtatagtgtatagggtgcattatactacacagaggactatgggatgcattatcctAGATGGagcttggggtgcattatactatacagaggactatggggtgtattatactgtaaggaccatgtggtgcattatactatgttgaggatcATGCAGTGCATTATACCGTATGTATGGTTGTGTGAGGGTCACAGTTGGGCGATCATATGATGTAAGGGTCATGATACTTTTCTGGGTGAGTTGTggggtggggtacagtagggtcatcatactgtacatGTGGAGGGTActatggaggaattcactgtggtggTATCTTAGGGTCTGTGGGGGATTTTGTTGATATCATACTTTGAGTGCAATGATAGGAGGAATattagagggcacacagtaccaaACAGTATGTACaaaaatatggacacatacggaagCAGTGGCTCAGAATTGTGGTATCAGCaggattttaacccttataacatcctaacaaaaaatatatatgtttccaaaattgtgctgatgtaaagtagacatgtgggaaatgttatttattaactattttgacatAACTCcctgatttaagtgtacaaaaattaaaagtttgaaaattgctaagcttccgtttttttcataaataaaagcaagttaATTCGAAgagattttaccactaacatgaagtacaatatgtcatgaaaaaacaatctcagaatcagtgggatacatgaaagtgttccagagctataacttcataaaacgACAGTGGACCGAATTGTAAAaagtggcttggtcattaagtgccAAATTGAAACCAAATTAAGAAACATTTATGTCCATAAAGGATCTCCATTTGTGGAATAATTTGATTGCTGACTTTTCGTTTTGTCTCTCTAAGTCTCATTTGCCATATACCACTAGAGTTTTTAGAGTATTTATCATTTCAGACACTTGAGGTACTTCTTCCTTTAGCCAATATCGAAGTATGCGCTTTTTGACTACAAGAAGAGCTAAGTGTATTATTTGAGTGGATACAATTCTATGAAATAAACAAGCTAGGGGAGTATTTGGGTCTTTGATTTTCCAAATTTTATCAATATATCCAAGAGCCTCAGCCCAAACCCTCTGCATGTAGGGGCAATCCCAGATGCCATGAAGCAGATTTGTCCTGGACAAATTGCATTTGGACATTTTCTTAGATAATGAGATGGAGCATCCTTGTAAGAAATATTGAAAGCATAAATTGCATTATGTACCAGTTTCTATTGCATTTCTCTCCATTACTCATTAATCATTGCTGTTTTAACCTTGCTCCAACCCAATATAATCTTCTCTCCCGAAGTGTCATCTTTTAGTTCTGTACTCCAATGAGTGAAGATGCCATGTGATACCCCATATAGTTTGTTTTCAAATCTTTTGGTAAATTGTGGGCTGGGAAGCTGTGTCTGTTCTAGGTCCAATC from Ranitomeya variabilis isolate aRanVar5 chromosome 3, aRanVar5.hap1, whole genome shotgun sequence includes:
- the LOC143817729 gene encoding speedy protein 1-A-like, with amino-acid sequence MAMRKRKRELIALYEEECSLSATQEVAKRRKTEDDIPQPEERAAFAALLEEEYIRRFLARDSCLKISDKYLLAMVVTYFRRAGLRSSEYGTFFFPAL